AGGCCATCATCAGCGAGCTCGAAGGGGCGTCCATCTCCGGCCCGGCGGGTTACCTGCACATCCGGCCGGACAACCACCAGGGCTACAAGGACGCCATGACCGGCTTCAGCGTGAACTCGCCGGACTATCCGTTCCAGATCCTCGATCCGAACAAGATCATCACCATCCCCATCCGCAACATCACGGCGCCTCCGGGGTGGCCGGCGCCGAGCGGTGAGGAGACTCGCACCTACACCTGGATCGACAAGACCTGGCCCCAGGTCAAGGTCTAGCGCCTCGGCTCACGGGTTCGGGGGAGGGGGGCGCGAACTGCCCCCCTCCCCCTTTCTCACGTTCATGAGGCGTCCGGGGTTCCGTCGATGGGCGCGCAGGGTGCGCGCGCTCATCCTGCTTGTCTTCTGCCTGCTCTGGGCCGCTCCCTCCGGGGCCGGTCACGAGTTGCCCTTCTATCCGTCCTACTACCCTCAGGAGATCCGTATCCAGACCCTGCCGCCGGCCGCGGCGGTGCCTTTGCTCAAGAACGCCGGGCTCCATGCCTATGTCGGTGCCGACCCCTTCGTGGGCGGCCGCGCCCCAGCCGACCTCAAGCCCGTCGAGTCGCTGGGCGGCTACGTGGTCATGACCTTCAATCCGGGCTCGCAGGCGGCGGCGAACCGCGAGAGCCGGTGCGCAGCGGCTCGCCGGATCGCCAAGAGCCTCGGCCAAGCGCCGGGCCTCTACGTCCCGCATCCGTATCCCGTCACGCCGTATGACATGGACTACCTGGAGCACTTCGATCTGGCCCAGTCAGCGAAGCAGGCCTACGCTTCCGTACCGGCCGGATCGGGCGCTGCGCTCCTCGTCCAGGCCAAAGGTCCACTGGCCGAGCGGCTCGTAAAGGCCCCGGCCAGGGGCGGCAAGTGGGACGCCACGATCGAGGAGGTCGACGTTAAAGGCCTGCTCGCTTCCCACGGCCTGAACCTGGACGGCTGGCTCGGCCCACCGTGGCTCAAGGAGGGCTGGTTCCACGCCCATCTGCTCGCGGCCGGCGCCGTCAGCGACGCCGCGGATCGTCAGGCAGCGGAGGGGCTCTACCGTCGCCTCTCTTCCGGCGCCTTTGACAGCCCCACCGCGCGGATCGAGCTCGAGCGCCAGCTGGTGTCGCGACTGGCGGCGGGCTGCGAGCGGGTGGTCTTGGGCTACACGATCCGCCGCGAGTACTTCAACGCGGAGTTCTCTCAGGGCGTGGAGAACATCGCCTGGGATTCTCAGACCGGGTTCAACTCCGCCATCTTCCTCCGCACCGTCAAGCTCAAGGATTTCCCGTGGAACGGTTGGCTCAGATTGGGAATCGCGAGCCGGCCCGCCGCCGCGTGGAATCCGATCGGGGGCTTCTCCGATCCGGCGGGGCGGCTGCTGTGGGCGGCCGTGGGCGATCCGGCCCTGATCCCGGAACCCTACGGCTCCGGATGGCTGGCCAACCGCGTGACTGCCGCGGCGGTCACTCGGCCGCCCTCCTCTCCAACCGTGTCCGAGATCGAGCTGCCGGAAGACGCCCTGATCCCGGAGCCCGGCACCGGGCTCTTCAGTGACGCGGGGAAGGGCAAGAACGCGCGGGCCCGCATCACATACCGCCTCGTGGCCTCCGCCTTCCACGACGGGACGCGCATGACCCCGGCGGACGCCGTCTACGCGTACAGCTTCGCCTACCGCTGGGGCTCGCGCGCGGGCGGGCGGGCCGCGGCCGACCCCGCCGTGGAGGGAGCGACAGCGCCGCTCCGCCAGGCCCTCGTCGGGTTCCGCGTGATCAAGGTGGACGCCGAGGTCCGGAAGTTCAGCGACAACACGTTCACCTACATCGTTCCGGTCATCGACGTCTACGTCAGCGGCGGCGCCCTCGACAACGAAGCCCTGGCTGCCCTCGCGCCTCCATGGAGTGCCTTGCCCTGGCCCGTGCTGGCGCTGATGGACGAGGCCGTCAAGCGGGGCCTCGCCGCCTTTTCACCGGGCGAGGCGAAGCGGCGCGGCGTGCCGTGGCTCGACCTGGCGCGGGATGCGAAGACGAAGGAGGCGCTGGCCGCGCTGGTGGAGACGTTCGCGGCCCAGGCTTACATCCCGCCCGCGCTCAAGCGACTCGTCACGGCGGACGAAGCCCAGACACGCTGGGCCTCGCTCAAGGGCTTTTACGCCAAGCGCGGCCACTTCCTCGTCACCAACGGGCCCTACGCGCTCGAGAAGTGGACGGAGCGCGAGGTAGTCTTAGCGGCGTTTCGCGACTTCACCAACCCGAAGGGGGTCGGCACCTACGATCGCTTCGCGCTCCCGAGCCGGGCTTTCGTCGCCCGGCTTACCGCCCGCGGCGACCGCCTGGAGATCGTCCCCGAGATCGAACGCGTCGAGAAGTTCCTGCGGGACTACCGCGTCGTGAGGGGGCCGCTGGGCAAGCCGGTCTCCGAGGAGGACCGCGCGGACGTGCCCGTCTGCCGCTACGTCATTGTCGGCGCCGACGGCGCGGTGGCGGACGCCGGCCTGTCGCGCGACCGGGACGGCGCCCGGCTCGTGGTCAATCTCAAGGGCCGGCTCAAGCCGGGCGCATACACCGCCCTGGTGGCGCTGGCCCTGCGCGACAACTGGGTCAACGCCGAGGTGGCGGTGACGCAGTTTCGGGTTGAACCGGGCCCCTGAGTTAGGGCAAGGTATCGGGGCCATGGACACGCTCCTGATCCACATCCTCAACTCGCTCCTCTATGCGGCGGTGCTCTTCCTCATCGCCGGCGGGCTCAGCCTCATCTACGGTGTCATGCGGATCGTCAACCTGGCCCACGGCAACCTCTATGCCTTCGGGGCCTTCGTGGCGGCCTGGACGGTGGGGCTGCTCGTGGACGGCGCGACGCCGACGCCGCTCCTCTACCTCGTGCTGCTCGCCGGGCCCCTGGGGGCGGCCGCCCTGGGCGCGGTGCTGGAGCCGACCCTGCTCCGGCCGCTCTACAAGCGTCCCGAGGAGTACCAGCTGCTGATCACGTTCGGGCTGCTCTTGATCCTCGAGGACCTGATACGGCTCATCTGGGGTCCATACCCGCTGTCCGTCAGCGCGCTCTTCGAGGGCATGGGGAGCCTCAACATCGGTGAGTCCATCTACCCGACGTACAACCTGGCCGTCATCGTCGTCGGCGGCCTCGCGGCGGCGGGTCTCTGGGCCTTCATCTACCGCACGCAGTTCGGCGTCGTCCTGCGGGCGACCTCGCAGAACATGCGCATGGCGCAGGCCATGGGGGTCAACGTCAACCGCGTCTACGTCCAGGCCTTCACGCTGGGCTGCTTCATGGCGGGTCTCGGCGGCGCCATCGTCGTGCCGCAGCAGGGCGCCGTGCTCGGCATGGGCGTGGACGCGCTGATCCTGGCGTTCGTCGTCGTGGTCATCGGCGGCCTCGGGAGCCTCGAGGGTGCCCTGGTCGGAGCGCTGATGGTGGGCGTGGTCCGGGAGCTCGGCATCACTTTCTTTCCGGAGGTCGAGCTGGCGGTGCTCTACCTGATGGCGGCCGTGGTGCTGCTCATCCGACCCGCCGGACTGTTCGGGCGCGCATGAGCCCCGTGCCCGCCGAGACCCGGCGCCTGCTCGTTCCCGCCGGGCCCATCGTTCTCGTGCTCGCGATCCTGCCCTGGGTAGTCGAGCCGTACCAGACCGTGCTGCTCTCCTACGGCCTGGTCTTCGCCATCGCGGCGCTGGGCTTCAACCTCTTGCTGGGCTACACGGGCCTCCTCTCCTTCGGGCACTCGGCATACTTTGGCGTGGGCGCCTACGCCGTCGCCTTCGCCGTGAAGTACCTGAAGGTCGGCTCGATGGAGCTGTTGCTCCTTGCCGGCATCCTCGCGTCAGCCCTTGTGGCGGCGATCTTCGGTCTGGTCTGCGTGCGCTACACGCGGATCTTCTTCGGCATCCTCACGCTGGCCCTGTCCCAGGTGCTGTGGAGCCTGGCCTTCAAGTTCTTCTGGGTGACGGGCGGGACCGACGGCCTGCGCGTCCCCACGCCCACGCTGCTCGGCGTGTCCATGGGCGCCGGGCAGGACAAGATGGCCTTCCTGGCGCATCGGTACTACTACTACGTCCTCGTGGTCTTCGTGGCCGCCACGGCGGTCATGTGGGTGATCGTGCATTCGCCGTTCGGCAAGGCGCTGCAGGCCATCCGCGACAACGAGACCCGCGCCGAGTTCGTCGGCGTGCAGGTCTGGCACTACCGCTGGATCGCCTTCCTGATCTCCGGAGTGTTCACGGGGCTGGCCGGGGCGCTCTGGGTGCCGCTCAACGGGCTCACGACGCCCGACATCCTGTACTGGCAATTCTCGGGCGAGATCGTCTTCTTCACCGTGCTGGGGGGCTTCAAGACCTTCGCCGGGCCCATCGTGGGCGCGGTGGTCTTCAACTACCTCAAGACCTTCGCCGTCGGGTACACCGTCTACTGGCAGATGTTCCTGGGCGTCGTGCTGGTGACACTCGTGCTGGCGCTGCCGACGGGCATCATGGGCATGGTGGCGCGGCTCGCCCAGAAGTGGAGCCAGAAGTGGAAGAGGGCACCCGCGCCGTGAGCCTGCTCAAGACGACCCAGCTCACCAAGTACTTCGGCGAGACGCACGCCGTGGATCACGTGGACTTCACCGTGACGGAAGGAGAGGTGCTGGCCCTCATCGGCTCCAACGGGGCGGGGAAGACCACCCTGATCAACCTGATCAGCGGGCTCATCCCCGTGGATTCCGGCGCCATCGTGTTCCAGGGGGCCGACATCACCCACGACTCCATCCACGAGAAGATCGCCCGGGGGATCGCGCGGAGCTTCCAGCTCGTCAACCTCTTCGACCAGCTGAGCACGCTCGACAACCTGGCGCTGGCCATCTTCTCGCGGGACGGCAAGACCCGGAAGCTGTTTACGCTGTCGGACGCGGACCGGGCCGTCCGGGACGAGGCCGTGGCCGTGCTCCAGCAGTTCGGCCTGGCGGGCAAGGCCGGCATGGTGGCGGGCGGGCTCAGCCAGGGCGAGCGCAAGCTCCTGGACGTGGCCGTCGCCTACGCGCTCAAGCCCAAGCTCCTCTTCCTCGACGAGCCCACCAGCGGCGTCAGCACCCGCGAGAAGGCGCCGATCATGGACATCATCACGCAGGTGGTGCGGGCGGGGGGGATCACGGCCGTTATCGTCGAGCACGACATGGACGTGGTGTTCAAGTATTGCCCCAGGATCGTCGCCATGCACCAGGGCACGATCCTGGCCGACGGCACCCCGGACGAGATCCGGAACAACGAGCAGGTCACGGCCAATCTCCTGGGGACCCAGCGCCATGCTTGAGCTCGAGCGGATCAACACCTTCCGCGGCCCCGCCCACGTCCTCAACAGCGTCTCGCTGAAGGTTGGGGACGCCGAGTCGGTCGTCCTGGTGGGGCGCAACGGCGCAGGCAAGACCACGACCATCGACAGCATCATGGGACTGCTACCGATCCGCAGCGGCACGGTCACGTTCAACGGGAAGGACATCACCCGGCTGCCCACTCACGTCCGGGCGCTGGCGGGGATCGGCTACGCGCCGGAGGACGCCGGGATCTTCCCGGATCTGACCGTCGCCGAGAACTTCGTGATCAGCCAGTCGCTTGCCCGCTCGGCCGGCAAGGCCGTGGCCACCGCGGGCGACAGCGGGATCGACGAGCGCGTGCTCACGCTGTTCCCGGAGGTGCGCGCGTTCACCCAGCGGCGCGGGCTGTTCCTCTCGGGCGGCGAGAAGAAGATGGTCGCCATCGCCCGCGCCATGACCCTCAGCCCCTCCATCCTGCTGCTGGACGAGCCCTTCGAGGGACTGGCGCCCGTGGTGGTGACCCGGTTCATCGAGGCCGTGACGCAGATCAAGGCCATGGGCGTCTCGCTGCTCATCGCGGAGTCGAACCTGATGACCGCGTCCCGGGTGGCCGACAGGCTCTACGCGATCGACCGGGGCGAGATCATCTTCGAGGGTCCCCCGGCCCGCGCGTTCGACAACCAGGAGGTCATGAAGACCATCCGCGGCTGAGTCGACCCCGGGCGGATAGGTGGCCGGGGCCGCGCCGTGATGCCTCAGAAGTTGGTGTTGCCGAACGGCGGGCGAGAAGCTGGCCGAGATGAAGGCCATAGGCATCGAGTACCGCCCGGACTGGGCGGCGAAAGCCAAGTGGGGCCTCCTCGTCTGTGAGAAGGCCGGCCCATGAGCGAGAACGGGCTTTGCTCGGAAGATCTGCCGTGGGTGGAGCCTCGCACTCAGGCTGCAGGTTCGAGAATGACCCGGTCGCCGTGTGCGCTCATGTCGCCTCTCATCCCGCTACCGGCGCAGCCCCACGTCCAGCACCACGCCGAGGAAGAGGAGCACCAGGAAGAGATTCGAGGCGTGGAAGCTGGCGAGCGCCAGACGCCGGTCGGCCGGCCGGCGCGCGAGGCGGAGGTTCTGGCCCAGCAGGATTCCCCCCGCCGCTAGGACGACGAGCACGTAGGGCCAGCCGAGGAGACCCAGGACGAACGGCAGGAGGCTCGAGGCCAGGAGCGCCACGGTATTCGCCACGATGCTCCGCACCGTCCGGCTCTCGCCCTTGACCGCGGGCAGCATGGGGATCCCCGCCTCGGCGTAGTCCCTCTTGTAGGCGATGGCGAGCGGCCAGAAGTGGGACGGGCTCCAGAAGAAGAGCACGGCCGCGAAGATCAGCGGCGGTGAGCAGAGCTCGGGCCGCGCGAGCGCCCCGCCCGCCAGGACGGCGAAGGACCCGGCCAAGCCGCCGATCACGACGTTGAGCCATGAGCGACGCTTGAGCCAGATCGTATAGATGACCACGTAGGTGAAGGCGCCCAGGAAGAGGTGCAGTGCCACGAGCCGGTTCAGCTTCCAGAGGGCGAGGCTGAGCGCCAACGCGACCGCGGCGAGGCCGAGCGCGACCACATGCCAGCCGTGGCGGATCCTCCCGGACGGCAGTGGCCGCCGCGCGGAGCGGGCCATGCGGGCGTCCAGATCGCGGTCGAGGAAGTGGTTGAGCGCTCCGGCGCCCCCTGCCGCCATGACGGTCGCCAGGAAGAGGATGCCCATCGCGGAGAGCGACAGCCCAGCCGGGGCGGTGGCCACGTAGCCCAGCAGGGCGGCCATTCCGATGAAGCTGCCGATCCGGAGCTTCAGAGATTCCACGTAGGCCGCGATCACGACGGGGCACTCGCGGGACGCGGGCCGGCCATCAGAAGAGCCGGTAGAGCATGAGGTAGATCGCCACTCCCGTGACCGACACGTAGAGGCCGGTCGGGACGGTCCACCGCGCGAACCGCGCGTGCTGCTTGAAGCGTGCGCGGGCGGCACAGTAGAGCGTCATCGGAACGAGCACGACCAGCGCCGCCGCCAGCACCGTGTGGGAGCCCAGGATGAGGAAGTAGAGCGTCCGGACGAGCCCTTGCCCCGTGAACCGGACGTGTCCGAACACCGAGTGGTAGACGAGGTAGCTCAGCAGGAACAGCCCCGAGGCGCCGGCCGCCCCCAGCATGGAGAGCCGGTGCGCGATGGCGCGACGGCGCCGGATGCACACCCAGCCCAGCACGATGAGCAGGGCGCTGATCGCGTTGAGGCAGGCGTTGACCGCCGGCAGCACCGAGAGCGTGCTCACCGGGCCGTCCTCCGCACCCGCCGAGCCGCGGCACGCCCGCTCAATGATGGAAGCTGAAGTCGGGCAGGAGCGTCAGCGCCAGGATCGCCACGAGGGCCACAGGGATGAGGGCGATCGCGTAGATCACCCAGGGCTCGAGCTTCAGGTGCATGTAGTGGAGCGCCACCAGCAGTGCCTTGGCCGCCGCGGTCGCGAAGATCGCCGTCACGGCGAGCGCCCGCGCGCCGGGGAGGAAGCTCGCCGCCACGCCGGCGGCCATCAGCAACACCAGCCACACCCAGATCGCGACGTAGTTGCTCCGGGGCGCATGGGTCGTCATCGTCACCTCCGTCAGGCCAGGTACAGGAGCGGAAAGAGGAAGATCCAGACGATGTCCACGAAGTGCCAGTAGAGTCCGGCCACCTCGATGCGGTGGGGGC
Above is a genomic segment from Candidatus Rokuibacteriota bacterium containing:
- a CDS encoding branched-chain amino acid ABC transporter permease, which encodes MDTLLIHILNSLLYAAVLFLIAGGLSLIYGVMRIVNLAHGNLYAFGAFVAAWTVGLLVDGATPTPLLYLVLLAGPLGAAALGAVLEPTLLRPLYKRPEEYQLLITFGLLLILEDLIRLIWGPYPLSVSALFEGMGSLNIGESIYPTYNLAVIVVGGLAAAGLWAFIYRTQFGVVLRATSQNMRMAQAMGVNVNRVYVQAFTLGCFMAGLGGAIVVPQQGAVLGMGVDALILAFVVVVIGGLGSLEGALVGALMVGVVRELGITFFPEVELAVLYLMAAVVLLIRPAGLFGRA
- a CDS encoding branched-chain amino acid ABC transporter permease, whose translation is MPAETRRLLVPAGPIVLVLAILPWVVEPYQTVLLSYGLVFAIAALGFNLLLGYTGLLSFGHSAYFGVGAYAVAFAVKYLKVGSMELLLLAGILASALVAAIFGLVCVRYTRIFFGILTLALSQVLWSLAFKFFWVTGGTDGLRVPTPTLLGVSMGAGQDKMAFLAHRYYYYVLVVFVAATAVMWVIVHSPFGKALQAIRDNETRAEFVGVQVWHYRWIAFLISGVFTGLAGALWVPLNGLTTPDILYWQFSGEIVFFTVLGGFKTFAGPIVGAVVFNYLKTFAVGYTVYWQMFLGVVLVTLVLALPTGIMGMVARLAQKWSQKWKRAPAP
- a CDS encoding ABC transporter ATP-binding protein, whose translation is MEEGTRAVSLLKTTQLTKYFGETHAVDHVDFTVTEGEVLALIGSNGAGKTTLINLISGLIPVDSGAIVFQGADITHDSIHEKIARGIARSFQLVNLFDQLSTLDNLALAIFSRDGKTRKLFTLSDADRAVRDEAVAVLQQFGLAGKAGMVAGGLSQGERKLLDVAVAYALKPKLLFLDEPTSGVSTREKAPIMDIITQVVRAGGITAVIVEHDMDVVFKYCPRIVAMHQGTILADGTPDEIRNNEQVTANLLGTQRHA
- a CDS encoding ABC transporter ATP-binding protein, coding for MLELERINTFRGPAHVLNSVSLKVGDAESVVLVGRNGAGKTTTIDSIMGLLPIRSGTVTFNGKDITRLPTHVRALAGIGYAPEDAGIFPDLTVAENFVISQSLARSAGKAVATAGDSGIDERVLTLFPEVRAFTQRRGLFLSGGEKKMVAIARAMTLSPSILLLDEPFEGLAPVVVTRFIEAVTQIKAMGVSLLIAESNLMTASRVADRLYAIDRGEIIFEGPPARAFDNQEVMKTIRG
- the cyoE gene encoding heme o synthase; translation: MIAAYVESLKLRIGSFIGMAALLGYVATAPAGLSLSAMGILFLATVMAAGGAGALNHFLDRDLDARMARSARRPLPSGRIRHGWHVVALGLAAVALALSLALWKLNRLVALHLFLGAFTYVVIYTIWLKRRSWLNVVIGGLAGSFAVLAGGALARPELCSPPLIFAAVLFFWSPSHFWPLAIAYKRDYAEAGIPMLPAVKGESRTVRSIVANTVALLASSLLPFVLGLLGWPYVLVVLAAGGILLGQNLRLARRPADRRLALASFHASNLFLVLLFLGVVLDVGLRR
- a CDS encoding DUF420 domain-containing protein, which codes for MSTLSVLPAVNACLNAISALLIVLGWVCIRRRRAIAHRLSMLGAAGASGLFLLSYLVYHSVFGHVRFTGQGLVRTLYFLILGSHTVLAAALVVLVPMTLYCAARARFKQHARFARWTVPTGLYVSVTGVAIYLMLYRLF
- a CDS encoding cytochrome C oxidase subunit IV family protein produces the protein MTTHAPRSNYVAIWVWLVLLMAAGVAASFLPGARALAVTAIFATAAAKALLVALHYMHLKLEPWVIYAIALIPVALVAILALTLLPDFSFHH